Proteins encoded in a region of the Pirellulaceae bacterium genome:
- a CDS encoding DUF1553 domain-containing protein, with translation MITLKITSTGTRCVHPTMLLFSNKNQAFRCTLVLIIHWSASVACSQSTVDYTKQIKPILKTRCYACHGGLKQEAGLRLDTGKTIRLGGDSGSVVVAAKADESLLIERVLTGDDSARMPPDGEPLTSEQVELMRRWIRQGAESPENEEPEANPRDHWSFRALQRPAVPGSRPVRSVQVSVDLPRQPIIERVGNPIDVFINGQLAAHHLMPQSHAPKQIQLRRVYLDLIGVPPTRTELNRFLHSNSDHAYEQVVDRLLNDPRYGERWGRHWMDVWRYSDWYGRRNVPDVWNSAPQVWRWRDWIVRSLNEDKGYDQMLREMLAADEIMPEDSHATVATGYLIRNWYALNPNDWMRNTVEHTGKAFLGLTFNCAHCHDHKYDPISQEDYFRLRAFFEPMYVRQDRVRGEADPGPFQDYEYSTLRKIQRLGAVRVFDKTPDAPTWFYTDGDERNRVKQRGTIRPGVPSFLSENGREVKPVNLPVRGWYPGFDPEMQAAVLADARQKLELSKSKYDQLSELLLAGAHNDPPEDANVVSARQKSLEARLASARAELASVEARIAADRAKYGERVDADSDVLTRTASELERKAKLCKFEAELMAKKYALVCAQSLSADDEKRPKQIALAQDQLAVAEQEFAQAGEDSPRDMTWTYTPISEVYPRTSTGRRRALADWIADRDNPLTARVAVNHIWMRHFHQPLVATVYDFGRNGAEPTHPKLLDWLAVELIEAGWSMKHLHRLIVTSDTYRRSSNVSVDSTWDNGISKNAPMEVDPNNRLLWRMNSGRMESEVLRDSLLHCSGILDATIGGQPLENDQAFNTYRRSLYYEVFPEDGGANQLSTLFDAPNPLECYRRTRSIVPQQALALTNSELVHQVSEEIVGAWQQQNPNSSREQLIVDLFEQILSKTPTPEEKQLCIAAINQQIEIRSFEAAGEASIPKIQTAAYQSLVRSLLNHNEFVTIR, from the coding sequence ATGATTACGCTGAAGATAACGTCGACCGGGACTCGCTGTGTTCACCCAACGATGCTGCTCTTTTCTAATAAGAATCAAGCATTTCGATGCACGTTGGTTTTGATAATTCATTGGTCTGCGAGCGTTGCTTGCTCCCAGTCAACGGTCGATTATACAAAACAAATCAAGCCAATTCTAAAAACACGCTGCTATGCTTGTCACGGCGGGCTGAAGCAAGAGGCGGGGCTGCGACTCGACACGGGCAAAACGATTCGCCTGGGTGGCGACAGCGGTTCTGTCGTGGTCGCGGCGAAGGCGGATGAGAGTTTGCTGATCGAGCGAGTTTTGACAGGAGATGATTCAGCACGGATGCCGCCGGATGGCGAACCGCTGACCAGCGAGCAAGTTGAGCTGATGCGACGGTGGATCCGCCAGGGTGCAGAGTCACCCGAAAACGAAGAGCCGGAAGCAAATCCGCGCGATCATTGGTCATTTCGTGCTTTGCAGCGTCCGGCGGTGCCGGGTTCGCGGCCTGTTCGATCGGTCCAAGTATCGGTTGATCTTCCACGCCAACCAATCATCGAACGTGTGGGCAATCCAATCGATGTATTCATTAACGGCCAGTTGGCTGCACACCACTTGATGCCGCAATCCCACGCACCAAAGCAGATTCAATTGCGACGGGTTTATCTCGACCTGATTGGTGTTCCGCCGACTCGTACGGAGCTCAATCGATTTCTTCATAGCAACTCGGATCACGCGTATGAACAGGTTGTCGATCGCTTGTTGAACGATCCGCGATACGGAGAACGATGGGGCCGCCATTGGATGGATGTTTGGAGATACAGTGATTGGTATGGTCGGCGAAACGTACCCGATGTATGGAACAGCGCACCGCAGGTGTGGCGTTGGCGGGACTGGATTGTTCGTTCCTTGAACGAAGACAAAGGCTACGATCAAATGCTTAGGGAGATGCTGGCTGCCGATGAGATCATGCCTGAGGATTCGCATGCCACGGTTGCGACGGGCTATTTGATCCGCAACTGGTATGCTCTCAATCCAAATGACTGGATGCGAAACACGGTCGAACACACTGGTAAGGCATTTTTGGGTTTAACCTTCAATTGTGCTCATTGTCATGACCACAAATATGATCCGATCAGTCAGGAAGATTACTTTCGCTTGCGAGCGTTTTTTGAGCCAATGTACGTGCGACAAGATCGCGTTCGTGGTGAGGCGGATCCCGGGCCATTTCAAGATTACGAGTACAGCACCTTGCGAAAGATTCAGCGACTTGGTGCTGTTCGCGTGTTTGACAAAACACCGGATGCGCCAACTTGGTTCTACACCGACGGCGACGAGCGTAATCGTGTTAAACAGCGTGGTACGATTCGCCCGGGCGTTCCCTCGTTTCTCTCCGAAAACGGTCGTGAGGTCAAACCAGTTAACTTACCCGTGCGGGGATGGTACCCGGGATTTGACCCGGAAATGCAAGCGGCCGTGTTGGCCGATGCTCGGCAGAAGTTGGAATTGTCAAAGTCGAAATATGATCAGTTATCCGAATTGCTGCTGGCGGGAGCTCACAACGATCCTCCAGAGGACGCCAACGTTGTTTCAGCTCGACAGAAAAGCTTGGAAGCTCGTCTCGCTTCAGCTCGTGCAGAACTGGCAAGTGTGGAAGCGCGGATTGCTGCTGATCGAGCGAAGTATGGGGAGAGGGTCGATGCCGACTCCGATGTGTTGACTCGAACCGCCAGCGAGCTTGAGCGAAAGGCAAAACTTTGCAAATTCGAAGCGGAACTGATGGCGAAAAAATATGCACTCGTTTGTGCCCAATCGCTATCTGCCGACGATGAAAAACGACCCAAACAAATTGCTTTGGCGCAAGATCAGCTTGCCGTGGCCGAGCAGGAGTTTGCGCAAGCCGGTGAAGACAGTCCCCGTGATATGACCTGGACATATACTCCCATCAGCGAGGTCTACCCGCGAACAAGTACAGGGCGAAGGCGAGCGCTGGCCGATTGGATTGCTGATCGGGATAATCCGCTGACCGCGCGAGTCGCTGTTAATCACATCTGGATGCGACATTTTCACCAGCCGTTGGTCGCGACCGTGTATGATTTTGGCCGCAATGGTGCTGAGCCTACCCATCCGAAACTGCTGGATTGGCTCGCGGTCGAGTTGATCGAAGCGGGCTGGAGTATGAAACATCTTCATCGACTTATCGTTACGAGTGATACCTATCGCCGGTCATCGAATGTTAGTGTTGATTCGACCTGGGACAATGGGATAAGCAAAAACGCTCCCATGGAAGTCGATCCAAATAATCGACTACTTTGGCGAATGAATTCCGGACGGATGGAGTCGGAAGTTTTACGCGATAGTCTGCTCCACTGTAGTGGAATCTTGGACGCGACCATCGGAGGGCAGCCGCTCGAAAATGATCAGGCATTCAACACGTATCGCCGTAGCTTGTACTACGAAGTTTTCCCGGAAGATGGAGGCGCAAATCAACTGAGCACGTTGTTCGATGCCCCCAATCCACTCGAATGTTATCGCCGCACACGTAGCATCGTGCCTCAGCAGGCACTCGCATTAACCAATAGTGAGTTAGTGCATCAAGTGAGTGAAGAAATTGTCGGTGCTTGGCAGCAACAAAATCCCAATTCAAGCCGAGAACAGCTCATTGTCGATCTGTTCGAACAGATTCTCTCAAAAACGCCCACCCCCGAAGAAAAACAATTGTGCATCGCGGCGATCAATCAACAAATTGAGATCCGATCCTTCGAGGCAGCGGGCGAAGCATCGATCCCGAAGATTCAAACGGCTGCTTACCAGAGTCTTGTTCGCTCTCTACTGAACCACAACGAGTTTGTCACGATTCGGTGA